In the genome of Nocardiopsis composta, one region contains:
- a CDS encoding FGGY-family carbohydrate kinase, with translation MYIGVDIGTSLTKAVAFDADGREAGTEAVSTRLLHPAPGRVEQDADEVFASVGTVVGRLTARLSGPVRLLALTGQGDGLWLLDDQGRPTRPALSWMDGRAAGLIRRWEAAGVPDEVFRATGNTLFPGAPAALLAWLDAEEPEELDRAATAGYCKDMVFQRLTGVRATDPSDASLPFGGGPDGYSSAALRATGLEHRAGLLAPVHDGPPAAPLSTAGAELVGLPAGTPVTSGPFDLPACARGSGVRRPGDGMVIIGTTLACQVAREKAQTTGEPSGMSLATGGGAYLRAMPAMVGTAGLDWALRTTGHGIGDLEGLLAESPPGARGVHMLPYLAPSGERAPFVDPFARGEISGLSLHHGPADVVRALCEGIAYAARHCLEAAGLDGDLVLCGGGSRSPLWVEVFSGVMGVPVTLEAGAQVGARGAVLAGLAAVGEPVDEQAWTRAPRTAAPAPEPVRLYEEGYRRYRAHLEAVRPLWAGDGAR, from the coding sequence ATGTACATCGGAGTGGACATCGGCACCTCCCTGACCAAGGCGGTCGCCTTCGACGCCGACGGGCGCGAGGCCGGTACCGAGGCGGTCTCCACGCGGCTGCTGCACCCGGCCCCCGGGCGGGTGGAGCAGGACGCCGACGAGGTGTTCGCCTCGGTCGGCACCGTGGTCGGGCGGCTCACCGCCCGGCTGAGCGGACCGGTCCGGCTGCTCGCGCTGACCGGGCAGGGCGACGGGCTGTGGCTGCTGGACGACCAGGGGCGCCCCACCCGGCCCGCGCTGTCCTGGATGGACGGCCGGGCCGCCGGCCTCATCCGGCGCTGGGAGGCCGCCGGCGTCCCCGACGAGGTCTTCCGCGCCACCGGCAACACCTTGTTCCCCGGCGCCCCGGCCGCCCTGCTGGCCTGGCTGGACGCCGAGGAGCCGGAGGAGCTGGACCGGGCGGCCACCGCCGGCTACTGCAAGGACATGGTCTTCCAGCGGCTCACCGGGGTGCGCGCCACCGACCCCTCCGACGCCTCGCTCCCGTTCGGCGGCGGCCCGGACGGCTACAGCTCCGCGGCGCTGCGCGCCACCGGCCTGGAGCACCGCGCCGGCCTGCTCGCCCCGGTGCACGACGGTCCGCCCGCCGCCCCGCTGAGCACCGCCGGCGCCGAGCTGGTCGGGCTGCCCGCCGGCACCCCGGTCACCTCCGGCCCGTTCGACCTGCCGGCGTGCGCCCGCGGCTCCGGTGTGCGGCGGCCCGGCGACGGGATGGTCATCATCGGCACCACCCTGGCCTGCCAGGTGGCCCGGGAGAAGGCGCAGACCACCGGGGAGCCCTCGGGCATGTCCCTGGCCACCGGCGGCGGCGCCTACCTGCGGGCGATGCCCGCGATGGTCGGCACCGCCGGCCTGGACTGGGCGCTGCGCACCACCGGGCACGGCATCGGCGACCTGGAGGGGCTGCTGGCCGAGTCCCCGCCGGGGGCGCGGGGCGTGCACATGCTGCCCTACCTGGCCCCCTCCGGTGAGCGCGCCCCGTTCGTGGACCCGTTCGCCCGGGGTGAGATCAGCGGCCTCAGCCTGCACCACGGGCCCGCCGACGTGGTGCGGGCGCTGTGCGAGGGGATCGCCTACGCAGCCCGGCACTGCCTGGAGGCGGCCGGGCTCGACGGCGACCTGGTGCTGTGCGGCGGCGGATCGCGCAGCCCGCTGTGGGTCGAGGTGTTCTCCGGGGTGATGGGCGTCCCGGTGACGCTGGAGGCCGGCGCGCAGGTGGGCGCGCGCGGCGCGGTGCTGGCCGGCCTGGCCGCCGTCGGCGAACCGGTCGACGAGCAGGCCTGGACCCGGGCGCCGCGCACCGCCGCCCCCGCCCCGGAGCCAGTGCGGCTGTACGAGGAGGGCTACCGCCGCTACCGCGCCCACCTGGAGGCGGTGCGGCCGCTGTGGGCCGGGGACGGCGCCCGGTGA
- a CDS encoding DUF4126 domain-containing protein codes for MLATLSGAGLASAAGLNAYIPLLFAGLLSRYTDLLDLGSGWQWLEHPVTLVLFGALLVLEVVADKVPAVDSVNDVVQTVVRPTSGGITFGAGSTAFTPDLQSADGTSWGGIVAGVLIALVFHLLKAAARPVLNTVTFGVGGPVVSTLEDVASAFMAVIAIVIPLLVLVVLPATLGIGIWAWRRRRRRKRREAEPPQLPDAAGPPGP; via the coding sequence ATGCTCGCAACGCTGTCCGGGGCCGGACTCGCATCGGCCGCCGGTTTGAACGCCTACATCCCGCTGCTGTTCGCGGGGCTCCTCTCCCGCTACACCGACCTGCTGGACCTGGGCTCCGGCTGGCAGTGGCTGGAGCACCCGGTGACGCTGGTGCTGTTCGGCGCGCTGCTGGTGCTGGAGGTGGTGGCGGACAAGGTCCCCGCCGTCGACAGCGTCAACGACGTGGTGCAGACGGTGGTCCGGCCGACCTCGGGCGGCATCACCTTCGGGGCGGGGAGCACCGCCTTCACCCCCGACCTGCAGAGCGCCGACGGCACCTCGTGGGGAGGGATCGTCGCCGGGGTGCTGATCGCCCTGGTGTTCCACCTGCTGAAGGCAGCGGCGCGGCCGGTGCTCAACACGGTCACCTTCGGCGTGGGCGGCCCGGTGGTGAGCACCCTGGAGGACGTCGCCAGCGCCTTCATGGCCGTGATCGCCATCGTCATCCCGCTGCTGGTGCTGGTCGTCCTCCCGGCGACGCTGGGCATCGGCATCTGGGCGTGGCGCCGCCGTCGCCGGAGGAAGCGGCGCGAGGCCGAGCCCCCGCAGCTCCCCGACGCCGCCGGCCCGCCGGGTCCGTGA
- a CDS encoding Xaa-Pro dipeptidyl-peptidase: MHKRDPERAPARGALRTGALAAAALLAGTGLPAPAAADQAPELVVEDGRTQPVFDYAEAIYQEVDIPTEADSDRDGEPDTVRLRLMRPKETEEGLRVATVLEPSPYWAGTHEADMYEVDLDDDGAGTVPRGERGAGSAAAMAAAVDGEADGSGDGPATMPNYYDNYFLPRGYAVAQLDSLGSGDSTGCPTSGGENETQGVTAAVDWLNGRVAGHTPDGEEVTADDWSTGDVAMTGISYNGTLPVAAASSGVEGLRTIVPQGAISSWYDYYRAGGGVVAPGGYQGEDADVLAEVVYTRADDQVCRPVIDEVTEGQDRESGDFNRFWAERDYRRSAGDFTASVFLAHGLNDWNVKTDQALRLWEELGEHGVERRLWLHQGGHSDPMNLRIDAWLDRLHGWFDHELYGIDSGAADGPAVDIERNDLVWDTQGSWPAKGTRTVELRPTPGGGDGEGGLTADRPRRGAVEGFTDSGRTVTADELVASPDEGSDGALVYRTAELTEDVRVNGVPQVTVRASMDGASPYLTAVLVDYGTDTRATGRVEYDTETEVCYGEGVPEDPGCTYPAMHVTEEGPYKIVTRGWLDARNRDSQWRQRPVVGGKDYTFSWELQAQDYVFKKGHRIGIALISTDHDYTQRYPSGTEVELDTRGTVVELPVSTGRAALRE; encoded by the coding sequence GTGCACAAGCGAGACCCCGAGCGGGCCCCGGCCCGCGGTGCGCTCCGGACCGGTGCCCTGGCGGCCGCCGCGCTGCTGGCCGGCACCGGGCTGCCCGCACCCGCCGCCGCGGACCAGGCGCCCGAACTGGTCGTCGAGGACGGCCGCACCCAGCCGGTGTTCGACTACGCCGAGGCGATCTACCAGGAAGTCGACATCCCCACCGAGGCCGACAGCGACCGCGACGGCGAGCCGGACACCGTGCGGCTGCGCCTGATGCGCCCCAAGGAGACCGAGGAGGGGCTGCGCGTCGCCACGGTGCTGGAGCCCAGCCCGTACTGGGCCGGCACCCACGAGGCCGACATGTACGAGGTCGACCTGGACGACGACGGCGCGGGCACGGTCCCGCGCGGCGAGCGGGGCGCCGGCTCCGCAGCGGCGATGGCCGCCGCGGTCGACGGCGAGGCGGACGGGTCCGGGGACGGCCCGGCCACCATGCCGAACTACTACGACAACTACTTCCTGCCGCGCGGGTACGCGGTGGCGCAGCTGGACAGCCTGGGCAGCGGCGACTCCACCGGCTGCCCGACCAGCGGCGGGGAGAACGAGACGCAGGGCGTCACCGCCGCCGTGGACTGGCTGAACGGCCGGGTCGCCGGGCACACCCCGGACGGCGAGGAGGTCACCGCGGACGACTGGTCCACCGGGGACGTCGCGATGACCGGCATCTCCTACAACGGCACGCTGCCGGTGGCCGCGGCGAGCAGCGGCGTGGAGGGGTTGCGCACCATCGTGCCGCAGGGCGCCATCTCCTCCTGGTACGACTACTACCGGGCCGGCGGCGGGGTGGTCGCCCCCGGCGGCTACCAGGGCGAGGACGCCGACGTACTGGCCGAGGTCGTCTACACCCGCGCCGACGACCAGGTGTGCAGGCCGGTCATCGACGAGGTCACCGAGGGCCAGGACCGGGAGAGCGGCGACTTCAACCGGTTCTGGGCGGAGCGCGACTACCGGCGGTCCGCCGGCGACTTCACCGCCAGCGTCTTCCTGGCGCACGGGCTGAACGACTGGAACGTCAAGACCGACCAGGCGCTCCGGCTCTGGGAGGAGCTGGGCGAGCACGGCGTCGAGCGCCGGCTCTGGCTGCACCAGGGCGGGCACAGCGACCCGATGAACCTGCGCATCGACGCCTGGCTGGACCGGCTGCACGGCTGGTTCGACCACGAGCTGTACGGGATCGACAGCGGCGCGGCCGACGGGCCGGCGGTCGACATCGAGCGCAACGACCTGGTCTGGGACACCCAGGGCTCCTGGCCCGCGAAGGGCACCCGGACGGTGGAGCTGCGGCCGACCCCGGGCGGCGGCGACGGCGAGGGAGGGCTGACCGCCGACCGGCCGCGGCGCGGCGCGGTGGAGGGCTTCACCGACAGCGGGCGCACCGTGACCGCGGACGAGCTGGTCGCCTCGCCCGACGAGGGCTCCGACGGCGCCCTGGTCTACCGCACCGCCGAGCTCACCGAGGACGTCCGGGTCAACGGCGTCCCCCAGGTCACCGTCCGGGCCTCGATGGACGGCGCGTCGCCCTACCTGACCGCGGTGCTGGTCGACTACGGGACCGACACCCGCGCCACCGGCCGGGTGGAGTACGACACCGAGACCGAGGTCTGCTACGGAGAGGGCGTCCCGGAGGACCCGGGCTGCACCTACCCGGCGATGCACGTCACCGAGGAGGGCCCGTACAAGATCGTCACCCGGGGCTGGCTGGACGCCCGCAACCGCGACTCCCAGTGGCGGCAGCGGCCGGTGGTCGGCGGCAAGGACTACACCTTCTCCTGGGAGCTGCAGGCCCAGGACTACGTATTCAAGAAGGGCCACCGGATCGGGATCGCGCTGATCTCCACCGACCACGACTACACCCAGCGCTACCCGTCCGGCACCGAGGTGGAGCTGGACACCCGCGGGACCGTCGTCGAGCTCCCCGTCTCGACCGGCCGCGCGGCGCTGCGGGAGTGA
- a CDS encoding FGGY-family carbohydrate kinase, translated as MTGAADPLWVGIDIGTQGVKAVAAAADGGVAGRGSAPLRSSRGDGRHEQDPEEWWAAAGRAAREAMAGAPGRRVGAVAVCATSGTALVADRRLNPVGPALMYDDARAAGDAPALAGTVDDATWERVGSRPQPHWAFARIAHLVRTVLRPGRGDLVLHQSDFLAGRLNGGPVAADTSHALKSGADPLAAAWPDQVAAALDAPPGALPELVAPGTVIGSVCAAAAEHTGIPAGTPIVAGMTDGCAAQLAAGALEPGRWNSVLGTTLVLKGAAEQRIGDPRAGVYSHRSPDGRWWPGGASSSGAGVLTAAFPGADLAAMDAAADLERPASAVVYPLPGRGERFPFTAPDATGFTLGSPRDEADRYAATLQGVAFLERLCLERLAELGAEVRGALRVTGGAVASPAWTRLRADVLGRALEVPENAEPAFGMAVLAAASDTPLSEAVARMVRVRSRVEPRPEVGERLLGSYRRLVRELADRGWTAGAREPAAVRTASGRGVR; from the coding sequence ATGACCGGTGCAGCGGACCCGCTGTGGGTCGGAATCGACATCGGGACCCAGGGGGTCAAGGCGGTCGCCGCCGCGGCCGACGGCGGAGTGGCCGGACGCGGATCGGCGCCGCTGCGCAGCTCGCGCGGTGACGGCCGGCACGAGCAGGACCCCGAGGAGTGGTGGGCCGCGGCGGGCCGGGCCGCGCGCGAGGCGATGGCCGGGGCCCCCGGCCGCCGGGTCGGCGCCGTGGCGGTCTGCGCCACCTCGGGCACCGCACTGGTCGCGGACCGGCGGCTGAACCCGGTCGGACCCGCTTTGATGTACGACGACGCGCGGGCCGCCGGCGACGCCCCGGCGCTGGCCGGCACCGTGGACGACGCCACCTGGGAGCGGGTCGGCTCCCGCCCCCAGCCGCACTGGGCGTTCGCCCGCATCGCCCACCTGGTGCGCACCGTCCTCCGCCCCGGCCGGGGCGACCTGGTGCTGCACCAGTCCGACTTCCTCGCCGGCCGGCTCAACGGCGGCCCGGTGGCCGCGGACACCAGCCACGCGCTGAAGTCCGGCGCGGACCCGCTGGCCGCGGCCTGGCCCGACCAGGTCGCCGCGGCGCTGGACGCCCCGCCCGGCGCCCTGCCCGAGCTGGTCGCGCCGGGCACCGTGATCGGCTCGGTCTGCGCCGCGGCCGCCGAGCACACCGGCATCCCGGCGGGGACCCCGATCGTCGCCGGGATGACCGACGGGTGCGCCGCCCAGCTGGCGGCCGGCGCGCTCGAACCGGGGCGGTGGAACTCGGTGCTCGGCACCACGCTGGTCCTCAAGGGCGCCGCCGAGCAGCGGATCGGCGACCCGCGGGCCGGCGTCTACAGCCACCGCTCCCCGGACGGCCGGTGGTGGCCCGGGGGCGCGTCCAGCTCCGGCGCGGGCGTGCTCACCGCGGCCTTCCCCGGCGCCGACCTGGCCGCCATGGACGCCGCCGCGGACCTGGAGCGCCCCGCCTCCGCGGTGGTCTACCCGCTGCCGGGCCGGGGCGAGCGGTTCCCCTTCACCGCGCCGGACGCCACCGGGTTCACCCTGGGCTCCCCGCGCGACGAGGCCGACCGATACGCGGCGACCCTGCAGGGCGTGGCGTTCCTGGAGCGGCTCTGCCTGGAGCGGCTGGCCGAGCTCGGCGCCGAGGTGCGCGGCGCGCTGCGGGTGACCGGCGGCGCCGTGGCCAGCCCGGCCTGGACCCGGCTCCGCGCCGACGTGCTCGGCCGGGCGCTGGAGGTCCCGGAGAACGCCGAGCCGGCGTTCGGCATGGCGGTGCTGGCGGCCGCCTCCGACACACCGCTGTCCGAGGCGGTGGCGCGGATGGTGCGGGTCCGGTCCAGAGTGGAACCGCGCCCGGAGGTGGGCGAGCGGCTGCTGGGCTCCTACCGGCGCCTGGTGCGGGAGCTGGCGGATCGAGGATGGACCGCCGGGGCACGGGAGCCCGCGGCGGTGCGGACGGCGAGCGGGAGGGGTGTCCGATGA
- a CDS encoding histidine phosphatase family protein: MTEAAELIVVRHGETVWHAENRYAGSSDVALTRAGEKQAEALARWAAGAGLSAVHCSTLSRARRTAEPVGRAAGLPVTADPRLVEQDFGDGEGLTAQEMRERLDGARERFEMDPFRNPIPGSEDPMEVAERGRAALADAALAGAGGRVLVVAHGTLIRLALCSLLGIDLGRYRRAFPKVGNCRGARLRWRGDGEVGLLAFNEELAGVPAG, translated from the coding sequence ATGACGGAGGCGGCCGAGCTGATCGTGGTGCGCCACGGCGAGACGGTGTGGCACGCGGAGAACCGGTACGCGGGCTCCAGCGACGTGGCGCTGACCCGGGCCGGGGAGAAGCAGGCGGAGGCGCTGGCCCGCTGGGCCGCCGGGGCCGGGCTGAGCGCGGTGCACTGCTCCACGCTGTCCCGGGCCAGGCGGACCGCCGAGCCGGTGGGGCGGGCCGCAGGCCTGCCGGTCACCGCCGACCCGCGCCTGGTCGAGCAGGACTTTGGCGACGGCGAGGGGCTGACCGCGCAGGAGATGCGCGAGCGGCTGGACGGCGCGCGGGAGCGGTTCGAGATGGACCCGTTCCGCAACCCCATCCCCGGTTCGGAGGACCCGATGGAGGTGGCCGAGCGGGGCCGGGCCGCGCTGGCCGACGCCGCACTGGCCGGGGCGGGCGGCAGGGTGCTCGTGGTGGCGCACGGGACGCTGATCCGGCTGGCGCTGTGCTCGCTGCTCGGCATCGATCTGGGCCGCTACCGCCGCGCGTTCCCGAAGGTCGGCAACTGCCGCGGCGCCCGGCTGCGCTGGCGCGGGGACGGGGAGGTCGGCCTGCTCGCCTTCAACGAGGAGCTGGCCGGGGTGCCCGCGGGCTGA
- a CDS encoding DUF2630 family protein: MNDDKRAEKDIFGRISELVQEEKALREQSEHRLTADERARMREVAAELDQCWDLLRQRRAREEYGEAAPAPRVRPAQEVEGYWS, translated from the coding sequence ATGAACGACGACAAGCGGGCGGAGAAGGACATCTTCGGCCGGATCAGCGAACTCGTCCAGGAGGAGAAGGCGCTGCGCGAGCAGAGCGAGCACCGCCTCACCGCCGACGAGCGGGCCCGGATGCGCGAGGTCGCCGCCGAACTCGACCAGTGCTGGGACCTGCTCCGGCAGCGCCGCGCCCGGGAGGAGTACGGGGAGGCCGCCCCCGCCCCGAGGGTCCGCCCGGCCCAGGAGGTCGAGGGCTACTGGAGCTGA
- a CDS encoding superoxide dismutase — MSAPYSLPELPYDYAALEPWISGQIMELHHDKHHAAYVGGANTALEKLAEAREKGDFGTVNMLEKNLAFNLAGHVNHTVFWPNLSPDGGDKPEAELAAAIDDQFGSFDAFRAHFSAVATGVQGSGWAILAWDALGQKLIIEQLYDHQGNLAAGSYPLLMLDMWEHAFYLQYKNVKADYVKAFWNVVNWADVQKRFDDARKVVLG, encoded by the coding sequence ATGTCCGCGCCCTACTCGCTTCCCGAACTGCCCTATGACTACGCGGCGCTTGAGCCGTGGATCTCCGGGCAGATCATGGAGCTGCACCACGACAAGCACCACGCCGCCTACGTCGGCGGCGCCAACACGGCGCTGGAGAAGCTGGCCGAGGCCCGCGAGAAGGGCGACTTCGGCACCGTCAACATGCTGGAGAAGAACCTCGCGTTCAACCTCGCCGGCCACGTGAACCACACCGTGTTCTGGCCGAACCTGTCGCCGGACGGCGGCGACAAGCCCGAGGCCGAGCTCGCCGCCGCGATCGACGACCAGTTCGGCTCCTTCGACGCGTTCCGCGCGCACTTCAGCGCGGTCGCGACCGGCGTGCAGGGCTCCGGGTGGGCGATCCTCGCCTGGGACGCCCTCGGCCAGAAGCTGATCATCGAGCAGCTCTACGACCACCAGGGCAACCTGGCCGCCGGCTCCTACCCGCTGCTCATGCTGGACATGTGGGAGCACGCCTTCTACCTGCAGTACAAGAACGTGAAGGCGGACTACGTCAAGGCCTTCTGGAACGTCGTCAACTGGGCCGACGTGCAGAAGCGCTTCGACGACGCGCGCAAGGTCGTTCTCGGCTAG
- a CDS encoding HAD family hydrolase has protein sequence MAQIRSEDLDGVRHIVWDWNGTLLDDNHANLVALNRACEPHGRDPVDLEYWRTVFRRPLLDCYEEHLGRPIAPEVWARINEDYDHHYKRVLPQCPLADGVPDVLHEWAGIGGTQSLLSMASHGHVVPLIAERGLDGHFTRVDGRKYDSRSDSKAEHLVAHLDAQGIDPATVVLIGDIDDDARAARDAGARAVLVAGGMMSRERLEATGHPVVDTPVEAVRFLAG, from the coding sequence GTGGCACAGATCAGATCAGAAGACCTGGACGGGGTCCGGCACATCGTCTGGGACTGGAACGGGACCCTCCTCGACGACAACCATGCGAACCTCGTCGCGCTGAACCGGGCCTGCGAACCGCACGGGCGCGACCCCGTCGACCTGGAGTACTGGCGGACGGTGTTCCGCCGGCCGCTGCTCGACTGCTACGAGGAGCACCTCGGCCGGCCGATCGCCCCCGAGGTGTGGGCGCGGATCAACGAGGACTACGACCACCACTACAAGCGGGTGCTGCCCCAGTGCCCGCTGGCCGACGGCGTGCCGGACGTGCTGCACGAGTGGGCCGGCATCGGGGGGACCCAGTCCCTGCTCTCCATGGCCTCGCACGGCCACGTGGTGCCGCTGATCGCCGAGCGCGGCCTGGACGGCCACTTCACCCGGGTGGACGGCCGCAAGTACGACTCCCGGTCCGACTCCAAGGCCGAACACCTCGTCGCGCACCTGGACGCGCAGGGCATCGACCCGGCGACGGTGGTGCTCATCGGGGACATCGACGACGACGCCCGCGCGGCCCGGGACGCCGGGGCCCGCGCCGTGCTGGTGGCCGGCGGCATGATGAGCCGGGAGCGGCTGGAGGCCACCGGCCACCCGGTGGTGGACACCCCCGTCGAAGCGGTCCGGTTCCTGGCCGGCTGA
- a CDS encoding class II aldolase/adducin family protein encodes MSGTGGDGSDRRTGAAAEGTEAPMRCERERRAVVDAARTLVAEGLVVGTAGNVSLRAGDGEDALVAVTPSGLDYAAMTPDLIGLHRPDGTAVDAPLAPTSEMGMHLEVYARTAARAVVHTHSPSAAALSVLVEEVPPIHYYLALFGGRVPVVGYAPYGSAELAEAAAGALEGAGGCLLGNHGAVTVGADLGQALERARHLEWLCEVSLRVLGAGRPYRALSAEEMAEVGARIGGYGQRPPER; translated from the coding sequence GTGAGCGGGACCGGCGGAGACGGATCGGACCGGCGCACCGGCGCCGCGGCGGAGGGGACGGAGGCGCCGATGCGCTGCGAGCGGGAGCGCCGGGCGGTGGTGGACGCGGCCCGGACGCTGGTGGCCGAAGGACTGGTGGTCGGGACCGCGGGAAACGTGAGCCTGCGCGCCGGCGACGGGGAGGACGCGCTGGTCGCCGTCACCCCCAGCGGCCTGGACTACGCGGCGATGACCCCGGACCTGATCGGCCTGCACCGGCCGGACGGGACGGCGGTGGACGCGCCGCTGGCACCGACCAGCGAGATGGGCATGCACCTGGAGGTCTACGCCCGGACCGCGGCCCGAGCGGTGGTGCACACCCACTCCCCCTCGGCCGCGGCCCTGTCGGTCCTGGTGGAGGAGGTCCCGCCGATCCACTACTACCTGGCGCTGTTCGGCGGCCGGGTGCCGGTGGTCGGCTACGCCCCCTACGGCTCCGCCGAGCTGGCCGAGGCGGCGGCGGGCGCGCTGGAGGGGGCCGGCGGCTGCCTGCTGGGCAACCACGGTGCGGTGACCGTGGGCGCCGATCTCGGCCAGGCCCTGGAGCGGGCGCGGCACCTGGAGTGGCTGTGCGAGGTCTCGCTGCGCGTACTGGGGGCGGGCCGCCCCTACCGGGCCCTGTCCGCGGAGGAGATGGCCGAGGTCGGCGCGCGGATCGGCGGCTACGGCCAGCGCCCGCCGGAGCGGTAG